The DNA window TGTCTGAATAAAAGCAAAAATTTTAAAGCGGATAAGAAATTTACATCTGCGCTTGATTATCTTATTAATAAAGAAGAATACAGTAACCAAACTTTAATCGTAGGCAATTTACAAAATCTTCAAACAGTTTTAGTAAACAGGGAAGTTTTGGCACAAAGAAATGCTTACTTTAACAGTCTTTTTCAAACAGATTTTGCAGAAGGATCTCAGACTGCTATTATACTCAAAGACCAAGATCGTACAATAAAATTACAGGGCATAGATTACGAAGGGTTCTTGTATTTACTTCGCTATATTTATACCGGTGATGTCGCTGTTCCTTTAGAGTTTTGCTTAATGGTTAGTCGTTTAGCAGATATCTATTTAGAACCAGATTTAAAAAAGACATGCGATAAAAAGAAATGGGATCAAGCTGTTCTTGGGCTCAAAAATATGAATCTGGTAGGGAAATTTCAAAGTGCTAATTACGAAAAGTTCTTTTATTTTGTTCATCACAGTTACACAGGTAAAACCGATGTATTCTCTGTTATTACGTTCAAAGATCTAGATATAGAGAAATTACAAGGACTTGATTACAAAGAAATCTTGTATTTGCTTCACTACATTTATACTGGTGAAGCCAATGTTCCTTTAGAGCTCTGTTTAACGGTTAGTCGCTTAGCAGATACATATTCAGAACTGGATTTAAAAAAATTTTGTGATAAAAAGAAGTGGAATCAAGCATCTCTTGCTCTTAAAGATAAGGGCCTATTAGGGAAATTTCAGGGGGCTAATTATGAAAGGTTTTTTTATTTAGTTCATGAAATTTATACAGGGCAAGCCAACATATCTTCTATTACCATGCTCAAAGAAATGAATCACATAGAGAAATTACAGGGTGTCGATTACAAAGAAATCTTGTATTTGCTCCATTACCTTTATACTGGCGATAAGGACGTTCCCTTAGAGCTTTGCTTAACGGTTGGTCGTTTAGCAGATGTATATTCAGAACCGGATTTAAAAAAGGCCTGTGATAAAAAGAAATGGAATCAGGCTAATGCTATACTCAAAGATAAGGGTCTATTAGGGAAATTCCAGGAAGCTAATTGTGAAAGCTTCTTTTATTTGGTTCATAAAATTTATACAGGACAAGCCAATATATCCTCTATTACTATGCTTAAGAAAATCGATCCCATAGAAAAATTACAGGGGATCGATTACAAAGAGATTCTGTATTTGCTCCATTATCTTTATACCGACGATAAGGATGTTCCTTTAGAGCTTTGCTTAACGGTTAGTCGTTTAGCAGATATGTATTTAGAGCCCTATCTAAAATATGCCTGCGATCACACCATAAAAGAAGCGCTTAAAGCAAACTCAGCTCTTTCCTAATTAGCTATAAAAATTTAAGTATTTTAATAAAGAAGGTAATTTCTACATTTTTTTATAAATTTTTATTTAAATAGTTGACGAAATTACGACAAAAGAAATAGAACAAAAAAATAGGTAAGTTAAGAGTATTCTATGAATTTTAAGAGGAGAGAGAATTTATGTTAACATGGGCAGTCATATTTCTAGTCATTGCGATTATAGCAGGGTTTTTTGGATTTAGAGGTGTTTCAGGCACGGCAACTACTATTGCTAAAGTGCTTTTCTTTATTTTTATCATATTATTTCTGATTTATTTAATCACAGGTTATGCAAACCGTTATTAAATAATAAAGGCACTTGGATGATGTTCAGGTGCTTAAATTTATGTTAACCTTAAGTTTAATCCAAGAGCAATTACTAGTGACACAATAGCGTGACATTTAGGAGTGCCATTCTAAATGAGCAATGTTTCGAAGAGCAAGAGATAAAAGGTATTGAGATTCCTCATCTCCTTTAAGGCTTATCTTCTAAGGCTGCATGAAGATATGCGACAGCTTCGTATGATCTTTTAACTTCTCGAGAAGCCATTCGTGATAGTTTTTATTTTTTATCATTTTTCTACTTATGAAAAATTTACCTATTTATTCAATGCAATGTTTTTTTAACTCTTTGTTGCCAAACTTACTCTTTATGGAAGTTAAAAGCTTTCAATACTTCTTTTGCCATTTCCATAATTTTTCCCCATTCTGGTGTGTCTATAAATAGTTGTGGAAGATAATACTCCAGTGCGGGTCCTCGGCAAAAATCATTAAACTCATCTCGAAATTTGACTAACAGATGGTACTGACTTTCTGTGATTCCAAAATCTTT is part of the Candidatus Rhabdochlamydia sp. T3358 genome and encodes:
- a CDS encoding BTB/POZ domain-containing protein, which gives rise to MPYYLICYQKFLVKSPCSPIQEYHAIITSRTMWFGRIINYFKPQNEVDVHSTINKIQDFIEKDPSVLEQPAFIVDAMELTNKLDTYVSSRFESNPNFENEKCLSFIFSFESYILTHISGDQTKSLKVIQSIQSRLVPENVISYLVSANFSQNITLAIACCSYIEKEEMIGHLKEYLTKKPEKTLHLLNAGCLAKSNFVIKAVWEIICLNKSKNFKADKKFTSALDYLINKEEYSNQTLIVGNLQNLQTVLVNREVLAQRNAYFNSLFQTDFAEGSQTAIILKDQDRTIKLQGIDYEGFLYLLRYIYTGDVAVPLEFCLMVSRLADIYLEPDLKKTCDKKKWDQAVLGLKNMNLVGKFQSANYEKFFYFVHHSYTGKTDVFSVITFKDLDIEKLQGLDYKEILYLLHYIYTGEANVPLELCLTVSRLADTYSELDLKKFCDKKKWNQASLALKDKGLLGKFQGANYERFFYLVHEIYTGQANISSITMLKEMNHIEKLQGVDYKEILYLLHYLYTGDKDVPLELCLTVGRLADVYSEPDLKKACDKKKWNQANAILKDKGLLGKFQEANCESFFYLVHKIYTGQANISSITMLKKIDPIEKLQGIDYKEILYLLHYLYTDDKDVPLELCLTVSRLADMYLEPYLKYACDHTIKEALKANSALS
- a CDS encoding DUF1328 domain-containing protein — translated: MLTWAVIFLVIAIIAGFFGFRGVSGTATTIAKVLFFIFIILFLIYLITGYANRY